One segment of Bacillota bacterium DNA contains the following:
- a CDS encoding Mu transposase C-terminal domain-containing protein, giving the protein IGKKLFEVPPRYIGQSVEVRFEPDDLSEVLVYENGAEVARVRPVNLADNARVKREKPALRLSDIAGGTEE; this is encoded by the coding sequence CATAGGCAAGAAACTCTTCGAGGTGCCACCCAGGTACATAGGCCAGAGCGTCGAGGTGAGGTTCGAGCCTGACGACCTTTCGGAGGTATTGGTGTACGAGAACGGTGCCGAGGTCGCGAGGGTTAGGCCAGTCAATCTCGCGGACAATGCCAGGGTGAAGCGTGAAAAGCCCGCGCTCAGGCTTTCTGACATCGCCGGCGGAACGGAGGAGTGA
- a CDS encoding AAA family ATPase, which produces MYRAFYSLSREPFAKDIRPQDHFPSRSFKEALARLKYLVDARGFGALVGEPGSGKTYALRTLADGLNPALYKVMYLPFSSGTTMDMYRSLAAELGEEPGYRKSDLFRQIQRAVEHLHNEKRVTPVFILDEMHLARADFLMDLAMIFNFSMDSKSPFVFVIAGLPFLTARLRLNQTQSLAQRVIVHYKMEPMDKDEVSRYVEHQLRLAGGVTNIFTDQALEAIASHSGGWPRLVNNLATTALLLGAQLKQNPIDAETIRLASADASL; this is translated from the coding sequence ATGTACAGGGCGTTCTACTCTCTTTCCAGGGAGCCTTTCGCCAAGGACATACGGCCCCAGGACCATTTCCCGTCCAGGTCGTTCAAGGAAGCCCTGGCCAGGCTGAAGTACCTTGTCGACGCCAGGGGCTTCGGCGCTCTGGTCGGCGAGCCCGGCTCAGGCAAGACTTACGCTCTTCGCACTCTTGCCGACGGGCTGAACCCAGCCCTCTACAAGGTCATGTACCTGCCCTTTTCTTCGGGTACCACCATGGACATGTACAGGAGCCTTGCCGCCGAACTTGGTGAGGAGCCGGGGTATCGCAAAAGCGACTTGTTCCGCCAGATCCAGAGGGCTGTCGAACACCTTCACAACGAGAAAAGAGTGACGCCGGTGTTTATCCTCGACGAGATGCACCTGGCTAGAGCCGATTTCCTCATGGACCTGGCGATGATATTCAACTTCTCCATGGACTCCAAGAGTCCCTTCGTGTTTGTCATCGCGGGACTGCCCTTTCTCACCGCCAGGCTGCGGCTCAACCAGACCCAGTCCCTCGCCCAGAGGGTCATCGTCCACTACAAGATGGAGCCCATGGACAAGGACGAGGTGTCTCGCTACGTCGAGCACCAACTGAGGCTTGCCGGCGGTGTCACCAACATCTTCACCGACCAGGCCCTTGAGGCCATCGCTTCCCACTCGGGAGGATGGCCGCGCCTCGTAAACAACCTGGCCACGACTGCTCTACTGCTGGGAGCCCAACTCAAGCAGAACCCCATCGACGCTGAAACGATCAGACTCGCATCAGCCGACGCCAGCCTCTAG
- a CDS encoding twin-arginine translocase TatA/TatE family subunit, which produces MVILILALIIFGPGKLPDVGHALGKAFREFKKAALPPPPPPEKPLPKPAPEVAA; this is translated from the coding sequence TTGGTCATCCTTATATTGGCACTGATCATATTTGGTCCTGGAAAGCTTCCGGATGTTGGTCATGCTCTGGGCAAGGCATTCAGGGAGTTCAAGAAGGCGGCTCTGCCCCCGCCGCCGCCTCCTGAGAAGCCGCTCCCGAAACCTGCCCCGGAAGTCGCCGCGTAG